In Streptococcus dysgalactiae subsp. dysgalactiae, the following are encoded in one genomic region:
- a CDS encoding ABC transporter ATP-binding protein: MAEQHVFKRVWTYLSAYRGLIFLAVFLKIISAVMSVLEPFVLGLVITELSSNLLDMAKGIEGAGINTSYIAFLLLVYFIRALCYEIGAYGSNYVMTKAVQSTIRDLRQALSQKINRIPVSYFDQHQFGDMLGRFTSDVETVSNALQQSFLQIVNAFLTIFLVMGMVLYLNLTLALIVIVAIPIIYAASQFILKKSQPYFKEQAKVLGEMNGFVQENLSGFNVLKLYGREEASEQAFHQITEHLQDVGFKASFLSGIMMPVLHFISDSVYMIVALVAGLQVMAGQLTIGNMQAFVQYIWQISQPIQTITQLAGLLQSAKSSLERIFAVLDEADDAMLVTDQLDEDLTGQVSFNHVDFSYQADKPLIKEFTLDVNPGEMIAIVGPTGAGKTTLINLLMRFYDVNKGSITVDGHDIRDLSRQSYRRQFGMVLQDAWLYEGTIQDNLRFGNLEASDEAIVEAAKAANVDHFIRTLPGGYHMVMNQESSNISLGQKQLLTIARALLADPKILILDEATSSVDTRLELLIQKAMKRLMKGRTSFVIAHRLSTIQEADKILVLKDGQIIEQGNHDSLLAAQGFYFDLYHSQFKSSQP; this comes from the coding sequence ATGGCAGAGCAACATGTTTTTAAGCGGGTGTGGACCTATTTAAGCGCCTACCGTGGCTTAATCTTTTTAGCAGTTTTCCTTAAAATTATCAGTGCTGTCATGAGTGTCTTGGAACCCTTTGTGCTTGGTTTAGTCATTACAGAATTGTCATCTAATCTTCTTGATATGGCTAAGGGGATTGAAGGCGCAGGGATTAATACCTCTTATATTGCTTTTTTACTGCTTGTCTATTTTATTCGTGCATTATGTTATGAAATCGGAGCCTACGGGTCAAATTATGTCATGACCAAGGCTGTTCAATCGACTATTCGTGATTTGAGACAGGCCTTGAGTCAAAAAATTAATCGTATTCCTGTCTCTTATTTTGACCAACACCAGTTTGGGGATATGCTAGGACGCTTCACCTCAGATGTTGAGACAGTGTCAAATGCTTTGCAACAGTCTTTCTTGCAGATTGTCAATGCCTTTCTCACCATTTTTCTCGTGATGGGAATGGTCTTGTACCTCAATCTGACACTAGCTTTGATTGTGATTGTTGCTATTCCTATTATCTATGCTGCATCTCAATTCATTTTAAAAAAATCACAACCTTATTTTAAAGAGCAAGCTAAGGTGTTAGGAGAGATGAATGGTTTTGTTCAGGAAAATCTATCGGGTTTTAACGTCTTAAAACTTTACGGCCGCGAAGAAGCCTCAGAGCAAGCCTTCCATCAGATTACTGAACACTTGCAAGATGTTGGGTTTAAGGCAAGCTTTTTATCCGGTATTATGATGCCTGTTTTGCATTTTATTTCTGATTCTGTCTATATGATCGTTGCTTTGGTCGCAGGCCTGCAAGTTATGGCAGGACAATTGACCATTGGGAATATGCAAGCTTTTGTTCAATATATTTGGCAAATCAGTCAGCCAATTCAAACCATTACCCAGTTAGCAGGTTTATTACAGAGTGCTAAATCATCCTTAGAACGTATTTTTGCGGTTCTGGATGAGGCGGATGATGCCATGCTTGTGACAGATCAACTGGATGAGGATTTAACAGGTCAAGTCTCATTTAACCATGTGGATTTTTCCTATCAGGCTGATAAACCTTTGATCAAAGAGTTTACACTTGATGTTAACCCCGGTGAGATGATTGCGATTGTAGGACCAACTGGAGCTGGGAAAACGACTCTCATTAACCTCTTGATGCGTTTTTATGATGTGAATAAAGGATCCATTACTGTTGATGGGCATGATATTCGTGACCTGTCACGTCAATCCTATCGTCGCCAATTTGGTATGGTCCTACAAGATGCTTGGCTTTATGAAGGGACAATCCAAGATAACCTTCGCTTTGGGAACCTTGAAGCCAGCGATGAGGCTATTGTAGAAGCAGCCAAAGCTGCCAATGTGGATCATTTTATCAGAACCTTGCCAGGTGGGTACCACATGGTGATGAACCAAGAATCTAGTAATATTTCCTTAGGTCAAAAACAACTTTTAACCATTGCAAGGGCCTTGTTGGCTGATCCTAAAATTCTGATTTTAGATGAAGCGACCTCTTCGGTAGATACTCGGCTAGAATTATTGATTCAAAAGGCGATGAAGCGGTTAATGAAAGGACGAACAAGCTTTGTGATCGCTCACCGTCTGTCTACAATTCAAGAAGCTGATAAGATTCTAGTATTAAAAGATGGTCAGATCATTGAACAAGGGAACCATGACAGTTTACTGGCTGCTCAAGGTTTCTATTTTGATCTCTATCATAGTCAATTTAAATCCAGTCAACCCTAA
- the gdhA gene encoding NADP-specific glutamate dehydrogenase, which yields MVTAKAYVAGVFKKVKQENEHETEFLQAVEEVFDSLVPVFEAYPQYMEENLLERLVEPERVVSFRVPWVDDKGKVQVNRGYRVQFSSALGPYKGGLRFHPSVNQSIVKFLGFEQIFKNSLTGQPIGGGKGGSNFDPKGKSNAEVMRFTQSFMTELQKHIGPDLDVPAGDIGVGGREIGYLFGQYKRLRGFENGVLTGKGLTYGGSLARKEATGYGVVYFAQQMLAAKGDSLTGKTALVSGSGNVAIYAVEKLQELGVKVLAMSDSSGYIYDDKGIDLALLKQIKEVDRGRIHAYLEKSPDAVFTPADKGSIWSLKADLAFPCATQNELNEEAAKNLIANGVLAVTEGANMPSSLSAITAFQEAGVLFGPAKAANAGGVAVSALEMAQNSSRLAWTFEEVDRKLYDIMTTIYEISADAAKSFGQEGNFVFGANIAGFLKVAQAMSEQGVV from the coding sequence ATGGTAACAGCAAAAGCATATGTTGCAGGTGTTTTTAAGAAAGTTAAACAAGAGAACGAGCATGAAACAGAATTTTTACAAGCAGTTGAAGAGGTCTTTGACTCCTTGGTACCAGTTTTTGAAGCTTACCCTCAGTACATGGAAGAGAACCTTTTAGAGCGGTTGGTAGAACCTGAGCGAGTGGTGAGTTTTCGGGTTCCTTGGGTGGATGATAAGGGCAAGGTTCAAGTGAATCGTGGCTACCGTGTTCAATTTTCATCAGCGCTTGGGCCTTATAAAGGGGGCTTACGATTTCACCCTTCAGTGAACCAATCCATTGTTAAATTTTTAGGTTTTGAACAGATTTTTAAAAATTCTCTAACTGGTCAACCAATTGGCGGTGGTAAGGGAGGGTCCAATTTTGATCCTAAAGGTAAATCTAATGCCGAAGTGATGCGATTTACCCAAAGTTTTATGACTGAATTGCAAAAACATATTGGACCAGACCTAGACGTTCCGGCAGGAGATATTGGAGTCGGAGGTCGAGAAATAGGCTACCTATTTGGTCAGTATAAACGTCTGCGTGGATTTGAAAATGGTGTGCTAACAGGTAAGGGACTCACTTATGGTGGTTCATTAGCCCGTAAGGAAGCAACAGGCTATGGCGTAGTCTATTTTGCCCAACAGATGCTAGCTGCAAAAGGTGATAGCCTGACTGGTAAGACAGCTCTTGTGTCAGGTTCTGGTAACGTGGCTATCTATGCTGTTGAAAAATTACAAGAATTGGGCGTTAAAGTTTTGGCAATGTCCGATTCGTCAGGTTATATTTACGATGACAAGGGAATTGACCTTGCCCTTTTGAAGCAAATCAAAGAAGTTGATCGTGGCCGTATTCATGCCTACCTCGAAAAATCTCCAGATGCTGTCTTTACACCAGCAGATAAAGGAAGCATTTGGTCCCTCAAAGCAGATTTGGCTTTCCCATGTGCGACTCAAAATGAATTAAACGAAGAAGCTGCCAAAAATCTGATTGCCAATGGTGTTCTAGCCGTTACAGAAGGGGCTAACATGCCTTCAAGCTTATCAGCTATTACAGCATTTCAAGAGGCAGGAGTTTTGTTTGGCCCGGCCAAGGCAGCCAATGCTGGAGGGGTAGCTGTATCTGCTTTAGAAATGGCACAAAACAGTAGTCGTTTAGCCTGGACATTTGAAGAAGTGGACCGTAAACTCTATGACATCATGACAACTATTTATGAGATATCAGCTGATGCTGCTAAGTCTTTTGGTCAAGAAGGTAATTTTGTCTTTGGTGCTAACATTGCTGGTTTTCTAAAGGTTGCCCAAGCCATGTCAGAACAAGGGGTTGTTTAA
- a CDS encoding peptide deformylase: MIREIVTDTFFLQQKSKAATKEDLWIGQALQDTLSFHRDHCLGLAANMIGEQKRVIIISMGFVDLVMFNPVIVSKREAYETEESCLSLTGSRQTKRYTSITVEYVDLNWRPKRLRLSGLPAQICQHELDHLEGILI; the protein is encoded by the coding sequence ATGATTAGAGAGATTGTGACAGATACTTTTTTCTTGCAGCAAAAGTCCAAAGCTGCTACTAAAGAAGATTTATGGATTGGTCAAGCCCTACAAGATACCCTGTCTTTCCATAGAGATCATTGTCTTGGCTTAGCTGCTAATATGATTGGTGAGCAGAAGCGCGTGATTATCATCAGCATGGGATTTGTGGATTTGGTAATGTTTAACCCCGTTATAGTCTCTAAGAGAGAAGCTTATGAGACAGAAGAGTCATGCTTGTCCTTAACTGGTAGCCGTCAGACCAAACGCTATACTAGTATCACAGTTGAATACGTTGACCTTAATTGGAGGCCTAAACGCTTAAGATTATCAGGTTTACCAGCTCAAATTTGCCAACATGAGTTGGATCATTTAGAAGGTATTTTAATATAA
- a CDS encoding surface-anchored 5'-nucleotidase, whose product MKKHLVLKSSVLSVFAGFSMLVTGVQADQVDVQLLGVNDFHGALDTTGSAYMPEGKVANAGTAAQLDAYMDDAETEFKQASPEGTSIRVQAGDMVGASPANSGLLQDEPTVKVFNKMGFEYGTLGNHEFDEGLAEFNRIMTGQAPAADSTVNDITKNYEHEASKQTIVIANVVDKESNKIPYDWKPYAVKDIPVNDKSVKVGFIGIVTTEIPNLVLKQNYEQYKFLDAAETIVKYAKELQGQNVNAIVVLAHIPATSKDGVVDNEVATIMEKVNQLYPNHSVDIVFAGHNHQYTNGTVGKTRVVQAVSQGKAYADVRGTLDTDTNDFVATPEAKVIAVAPGVKTGSADIKAIVDQANEIVKTVTERKIGTASTSSTIPKMENNDKESPIGNLVTTAQLAIAKKTFPNVDFAMTNNGGIRADLVVKDDQTITWGAAQAVQPFGNILQVVQMTGQQIYDVLNQQYDEGQKYFLQMSGLKYTYTDNEAKNPEVPFKVVKVYKDNGEELDLAANYTLVVNDFLYGGGDGFSVFKSAKLIGAINPDTEVFIEYIKDLEAAGKPVSAAVKGVKTYVNSTLEGSTKTDDTGKHDIISRIFRDRTGNILSTEIVSDLVTPAVKADEKKLTTPKQAEELAAKSKTANASLPMAGSNQSSSTLMMILGFLTLGGAGLLKKKDRN is encoded by the coding sequence ATGAAAAAGCATCTTGTTTTAAAAAGTAGTGTGTTGAGTGTCTTTGCTGGTTTTTCAATGCTAGTAACAGGAGTTCAAGCTGATCAGGTCGATGTGCAATTGCTTGGTGTCAATGACTTCCACGGTGCCCTTGATACAACAGGTTCAGCCTACATGCCAGAAGGTAAAGTAGCCAATGCTGGTACTGCCGCTCAATTGGATGCCTACATGGACGATGCCGAAACTGAGTTCAAACAAGCAAGCCCAGAAGGCACAAGTATCCGTGTCCAAGCAGGAGACATGGTCGGGGCTAGTCCTGCCAACTCTGGACTATTACAAGACGAACCTACTGTAAAAGTTTTTAATAAAATGGGCTTTGAGTATGGAACACTTGGGAACCATGAGTTTGATGAAGGTTTAGCTGAGTTTAATCGTATCATGACAGGTCAAGCACCTGCTGCTGATTCAACGGTTAATGACATTACCAAAAACTATGAGCATGAAGCTTCTAAGCAAACCATTGTCATTGCTAATGTGGTTGACAAAGAATCCAACAAGATTCCTTATGACTGGAAACCTTATGCTGTCAAAGATATTCCTGTGAATGACAAATCCGTTAAAGTTGGATTTATCGGTATTGTCACAACAGAAATTCCAAATCTTGTTTTAAAACAAAACTATGAACAATATAAATTCTTAGATGCTGCTGAAACCATCGTTAAGTATGCCAAAGAATTACAAGGACAAAATGTGAATGCGATCGTTGTTTTGGCTCACATTCCTGCAACAAGCAAAGATGGTGTCGTTGATAATGAAGTGGCGACTATTATGGAAAAAGTTAACCAACTTTACCCAAATCACAGTGTGGATATTGTCTTTGCAGGACACAATCACCAATACACTAACGGAACTGTTGGTAAGACACGTGTTGTCCAAGCAGTCTCTCAAGGTAAGGCTTACGCTGATGTCCGTGGAACTTTAGACACTGATACCAATGATTTTGTGGCGACACCAGAAGCTAAAGTCATTGCCGTAGCACCTGGTGTCAAAACTGGAAGTGCTGATATCAAAGCTATTGTTGATCAGGCTAATGAAATTGTTAAAACAGTTACTGAACGTAAAATCGGTACTGCTTCAACATCTTCTACTATTCCTAAAATGGAAAACAATGACAAGGAATCTCCTATTGGTAACTTGGTAACAACTGCTCAACTGGCTATCGCTAAGAAAACTTTCCCTAACGTTGATTTTGCTATGACAAACAATGGTGGTATCCGTGCGGATCTTGTTGTCAAAGATGATCAGACCATTACTTGGGGAGCTGCACAGGCTGTTCAACCATTTGGCAATATCCTTCAAGTTGTTCAAATGACCGGTCAACAAATCTATGATGTCTTGAACCAACAGTATGATGAAGGTCAAAAATACTTCCTTCAAATGTCTGGTCTTAAGTACACTTACACCGACAACGAAGCTAAAAATCCTGAGGTTCCATTTAAAGTCGTTAAAGTCTATAAAGATAATGGTGAAGAGCTTGATTTAGCTGCTAATTACACTCTTGTTGTCAATGATTTCCTTTATGGTGGTGGTGATGGCTTCTCAGTCTTTAAATCAGCTAAGTTAATTGGCGCTATCAATCCTGATACAGAAGTCTTTATCGAGTACATCAAAGATTTAGAAGCTGCTGGTAAACCTGTTTCTGCTGCTGTCAAAGGGGTGAAAACTTATGTAAACTCAACACTTGAAGGCTCTACTAAGACAGATGACACTGGTAAACATGATATCATCAGCAGAATCTTTAGAGACCGCACTGGTAATATCCTTTCTACTGAAATTGTCTCTGACCTTGTCACACCTGCTGTGAAAGCTGACGAGAAGAAATTAACTACTCCTAAACAAGCAGAAGAACTTGCTGCTAAAAGTAAGACTGCCAATGCTAGTCTTCCAATGGCAGGTAGCAATCAAAGTTCGTCTACCCTCATGATGATTCTTGGATTCCTAACTTTAGGTGGTGCTGGGCTTCTTAAGAAAAAAGACAGAAACTAA
- a CDS encoding ABC transporter ATP-binding protein — MLSLISRYIKQNKWTYIIIALTLFVYDASLIIPTKVIQSLIDAMSRYQLTQASLMSHVLVLLGATILSYATAYVWHLKLFQEAVHFKFDLQQRAFRKLVFMRTPFYEKFRSGDMMTRFSTDVEALMDFIGYGLMIILYAGGMIAFIIPTMFLISWQMSLIGMIPISIMMVITYFITKKQEVLVEDAREAISNLSDEVLETVEGIRVMRAYSKKDYMENHFAQKADALADRWNRIAGYRGLYFPVYSVMIAISTLIILTVGLHFINKGEVSLGQVIALQLYLVSLVEPFAMLSDFILVYQTGRTSFHKINELIETGDDLEEDGHLKLESYDQIRLADYSFSYAKSSKPSLSAINLVLNKGETLGIVGKTGSGKTTLLRQLLRQYPVGQGQFYINGHHVLEYQRHALEEHIGYVPQEHVLFSKTVSENIAMGKEDATLEDILAAIATASFTDDLKGLSKGLETKIGERGLSISGGQKQRISIARAFLSEPDLLILDDSLSAVDAKTETEIITHIQEERQGKTTIIVSHRLSAIQHADWVIVMDQGKIVEEGKPDQLLAQKGWYYEQYQRQQAQED; from the coding sequence ATGCTATCCTTAATCAGTCGTTACATTAAACAAAACAAATGGACTTACATCATTATTGCCCTAACACTATTTGTCTATGACGCATCCCTGATTATTCCGACAAAAGTGATTCAAAGCTTAATTGATGCTATGTCTCGGTATCAATTGACTCAAGCAAGTTTGATGAGCCATGTTTTGGTTCTCTTAGGAGCAACGATATTGTCATATGCCACGGCTTATGTCTGGCATCTCAAGCTTTTCCAAGAAGCAGTGCATTTTAAATTTGACTTGCAACAACGTGCCTTTCGTAAATTGGTTTTTATGCGGACGCCTTTTTATGAAAAATTTAGATCCGGTGATATGATGACCCGGTTTTCGACAGACGTTGAAGCCTTAATGGATTTTATTGGTTATGGCCTGATGATTATTCTTTATGCTGGTGGGATGATTGCCTTTATTATTCCAACCATGTTTTTGATATCATGGCAAATGTCACTCATCGGTATGATTCCCATTAGCATCATGATGGTCATAACTTATTTTATTACTAAAAAACAAGAAGTATTGGTTGAGGATGCTCGTGAGGCTATTTCCAACTTAAGTGATGAGGTCCTCGAGACTGTCGAAGGCATCCGTGTGATGCGTGCTTATAGTAAAAAAGATTACATGGAAAATCATTTTGCGCAAAAAGCTGATGCGCTAGCTGATCGTTGGAATCGCATTGCTGGTTACAGAGGTCTCTACTTCCCTGTTTATAGTGTGATGATTGCTATCAGTACTCTTATTATTTTGACGGTTGGCCTACACTTTATCAATAAAGGAGAGGTGAGTTTAGGTCAAGTGATTGCCTTGCAGTTGTACTTGGTTTCTTTGGTGGAACCGTTTGCCATGTTATCTGATTTTATTCTTGTTTATCAGACTGGGCGGACCTCATTTCATAAAATCAATGAACTCATCGAGACCGGTGATGACCTCGAAGAAGACGGGCATCTGAAGCTGGAGAGCTACGATCAGATTCGTCTAGCGGATTATTCTTTTTCTTACGCTAAGAGCAGTAAGCCTAGTTTGTCCGCTATTAATCTGGTATTGAATAAAGGTGAGACATTAGGGATTGTCGGAAAAACTGGGTCTGGAAAGACGACTCTATTGCGTCAATTGTTGAGGCAATACCCAGTTGGTCAAGGTCAATTTTACATTAATGGGCACCATGTTCTGGAGTACCAACGTCACGCTTTGGAAGAACACATCGGTTACGTGCCACAAGAACATGTGCTCTTTTCAAAAACAGTTTCTGAAAATATCGCCATGGGGAAAGAGGATGCTACTTTAGAAGACATTCTTGCTGCCATTGCGACGGCTTCTTTTACTGACGATTTAAAAGGGTTGTCAAAAGGGCTAGAAACTAAAATTGGTGAGCGCGGCTTATCTATTTCAGGTGGTCAAAAGCAACGGATTTCCATTGCCAGAGCCTTTTTGTCAGAGCCTGATTTGTTAATTTTAGATGATTCTTTATCGGCCGTAGATGCTAAAACAGAAACAGAGATTATTACTCATATTCAGGAAGAAAGGCAAGGTAAAACAACGATTATTGTCAGCCACCGTCTATCAGCTATTCAACATGCCGATTGGGTAATTGTGATGGATCAAGGCAAGATTGTTGAAGAAGGAAAACCGGACCAGCTTCTTGCACAAAAAGGTTGGTATTATGAACAATACCAACGTCAACAAGCACAGGAGGACTAA
- a CDS encoding ABC transporter ATP-binding protein, protein MALFKRLLSEIKVAKAAFATGIGLLLLATAAGQIAPLLLKQLIDHYLTPLAKGKSIVLAHFEQLSWLYLALIIGSALLRYVSYRSLVYSSNKVVTQLRKQAFDVMQSLPISYFDHQPAGKIATRIVNDTETLRNQFYDNLLSQIIISMAQIIFIYGVMIYLDLRSGLLLLLVIPIFYGIQVLYKRLTDQPMKDFYDARSAVNTQVNETMNGFSIIQLFHQENCMLEDFNQQINQMKKADDTIIFADSVASWTLTELVKYTMISAILAFIGYQFLQGKPGITVGKLFIYLNYLTRLFDILGTMVRQLPNIQRSQATGGRLMALLDQKLEEDNPKEIHIDKGNVTFNHVSFAYEEGKNVLTDITIEAKQGETIALVGHTGSGKSSIMNLLYRFYTPQSGMITVDGQDIQAYSRESLRSQMGIVLQDPYLFSGTIASNVTMGNQSYSDQEVIEALEKVGAGPMIGRLDKGIHEPVYEKGASYSSGERQLIAFARTLITNPKILILDEATSHIDTETEEIIQRAMEVLKQGRTTFIIAHRLSTIQSANTILVLDKGRIVERGNHQELLAKGGIYAQLSKLQEKV, encoded by the coding sequence ATGGCCTTATTTAAACGCTTATTAAGTGAAATCAAAGTGGCTAAAGCAGCTTTTGCCACGGGAATCGGGCTATTGTTACTGGCAACGGCAGCTGGACAAATAGCCCCACTATTATTAAAACAACTGATTGATCATTACTTGACGCCGTTAGCAAAAGGAAAATCTATCGTTTTAGCTCATTTTGAGCAGTTGAGCTGGCTTTATTTAGCCCTGATTATAGGATCAGCCCTGTTACGTTATGTCTCTTATCGGAGCCTGGTTTATTCCTCGAATAAGGTGGTTACACAGTTAAGAAAACAAGCTTTCGATGTCATGCAAAGCCTACCGATTTCTTATTTCGATCACCAACCTGCTGGTAAAATTGCGACTCGCATTGTCAACGATACTGAAACGTTGCGAAACCAATTTTACGACAATCTGTTGTCGCAGATTATCATCAGCATGGCTCAAATTATCTTTATTTATGGGGTAATGATTTATCTGGATCTTAGATCAGGACTGTTGTTACTATTAGTTATCCCTATCTTTTACGGCATTCAAGTTCTTTATAAACGCTTAACAGACCAGCCTATGAAAGATTTTTATGACGCTAGAAGTGCTGTCAACACTCAAGTCAATGAAACCATGAACGGGTTTTCCATTATCCAGCTTTTCCACCAAGAAAATTGTATGCTAGAAGACTTTAACCAGCAAATTAATCAGATGAAAAAGGCAGATGATACAATCATCTTTGCTGATTCTGTGGCTTCGTGGACCTTAACAGAATTGGTGAAGTACACCATGATTTCTGCTATCTTAGCTTTTATTGGCTATCAATTTTTACAAGGAAAGCCAGGAATTACAGTGGGGAAACTCTTTATTTATTTAAATTACCTCACCCGTTTATTTGATATATTAGGAACAATGGTTAGGCAGCTGCCTAATATTCAGCGGTCACAAGCAACAGGTGGCCGTTTAATGGCTCTATTAGACCAAAAGCTGGAAGAGGATAATCCCAAGGAGATACATATTGACAAAGGAAATGTCACCTTTAATCACGTGTCGTTTGCCTACGAAGAGGGCAAAAATGTTTTAACAGATATCACAATAGAAGCCAAACAAGGAGAAACGATTGCGTTAGTTGGGCATACCGGATCAGGTAAATCTTCAATTATGAATCTCCTCTATCGTTTTTACACGCCTCAGTCAGGAATGATTACCGTCGATGGGCAGGATATTCAAGCCTATTCTAGAGAAAGCTTGCGCTCCCAAATGGGAATCGTTTTGCAAGATCCCTATCTTTTCTCAGGGACCATTGCTTCTAATGTGACCATGGGGAATCAAAGCTACAGTGATCAAGAAGTGATAGAAGCTCTAGAAAAGGTTGGAGCAGGGCCTATGATTGGTAGATTAGATAAAGGGATTCATGAGCCTGTTTATGAAAAAGGGGCGTCTTATTCTAGTGGCGAGCGGCAACTCATTGCTTTTGCCAGAACATTAATTACGAATCCTAAAATTCTTATTCTAGACGAAGCGACTTCCCATATCGATACGGAAACAGAAGAAATTATCCAGCGTGCTATGGAAGTTTTGAAACAAGGTCGAACAACCTTTATCATTGCTCATCGCCTATCGACGATTCAATCTGCTAATACTATCCTTGTCCTAGATAAGGGGCGCATTGTCGAGCGTGGAAACCATCAAGAATTGTTAGCAAAAGGTGGTATTTATGCGCAGCTTTCTAAATTACAAGAAAAGGTATAA
- the mvk gene encoding mevalonate kinase, translated as MNEKIGYGKAHSKIILMGEHAVVYGYPAIALPLTDIEVVCHIFPADKPLTFDFYDTLSTAIYAALDHLQHLEEPITYEIVSQVPQKRGMGSSAAVSIAAIRAVFSYFQKSLPDELLEILVNKAEIIAHTNPSGLDAKTCLSDHAIKFIRNIGFETIKIDLGAFLIIADTGVHGHTREAINKVAQFEETNLPYLAKLGRLTEAVEKAITQKDNQAIGQLMTQAHFTLKAIGVSIAKADELVDAALKAGALGAKMTGGGLGGCMIALVDTKEMAETISHKLQEEGAVNTWIQML; from the coding sequence ATGAACGAAAAGATTGGATACGGTAAAGCGCATAGTAAAATTATTTTAATGGGGGAACACGCCGTTGTCTACGGTTACCCAGCGATTGCTTTGCCACTCACAGATATTGAAGTCGTCTGCCATATTTTTCCAGCAGACAAGCCTCTAACCTTTGATTTTTATGACACGTTATCAACAGCAATTTATGCTGCTTTAGATCATTTGCAGCACCTAGAAGAACCAATTACTTATGAAATCGTGTCCCAAGTGCCGCAAAAACGAGGGATGGGGTCTTCGGCGGCTGTTTCTATTGCAGCTATTAGGGCGGTATTCTCTTATTTTCAAAAATCATTACCAGATGAGCTGTTGGAAATTTTAGTCAATAAAGCAGAAATTATTGCTCATACTAATCCTAGTGGTTTAGATGCCAAAACCTGTCTTAGTGACCATGCCATCAAGTTTATTCGAAATATTGGTTTTGAGACTATAAAAATTGACTTAGGTGCTTTTTTAATCATTGCAGACACTGGTGTCCATGGGCATACCCGTGAAGCTATTAATAAGGTGGCCCAGTTTGAAGAAACCAATCTACCTTATCTAGCTAAGTTAGGTAGGTTGACCGAAGCTGTTGAAAAAGCCATTACTCAAAAAGACAATCAGGCTATTGGTCAGCTTATGACTCAGGCTCATTTCACCTTAAAAGCTATCGGAGTGAGCATCGCTAAAGCTGATGAATTAGTTGATGCTGCTCTCAAGGCAGGTGCTCTTGGCGCTAAAATGACTGGAGGCGGTTTAGGAGGTTGTATGATTGCTCTGGTTGACACTAAGGAAATGGCAGAAACCATTAGCCATAAATTACAAGAAGAAGGAGCCGTAAACACGTGGATCCAAATGTTATAA
- the mvaD gene encoding diphosphomevalonate decarboxylase: protein MDPNVITVTSYANIAIIKYWGKEDQTKMIPSTSSISLTLENMFTTTSVSFLPDTASSDQFYINGCLQDDKEHAKISAIIDQFRKPNQPFVKVETQNNMPTAAGLSSSSSGLSALVKACDQLFNTQLDQKALAQKAKFASGSASRSFFGPVAAWDKDSGDIYKVDTDLKMAMIMLVLNDAKKPISSRDGMKLCRETSTTFDEWIEKSAVDYQNMLTYLKANDFEKVGQLAESNALAMHATTKTANPSFSYLADESYQAMEAVKQLRQEGFSCYFTMDAGPNVKVLCLEKDLETLAARFEKDYRIIVSKTKDLPDA from the coding sequence GTGGATCCAAATGTTATAACTGTAACATCTTATGCAAATATAGCTATTATCAAATATTGGGGGAAAGAAGACCAGACCAAAATGATTCCCTCAACCTCTAGTATTTCGTTAACTTTGGAAAACATGTTCACTACAACCAGTGTTTCTTTCCTACCAGACACAGCATCAAGTGACCAGTTTTACATCAATGGTTGCTTACAAGATGATAAGGAGCATGCCAAGATTTCGGCTATCATAGACCAGTTTCGAAAACCTAATCAGCCCTTTGTTAAGGTCGAAACTCAAAATAATATGCCAACAGCTGCAGGCCTTTCCTCAAGTTCCAGTGGTTTGTCAGCTTTGGTCAAAGCTTGTGACCAGTTATTTAACACTCAGTTAGATCAAAAAGCTCTAGCTCAGAAAGCAAAATTTGCGTCAGGCTCAGCCTCTCGTTCCTTTTTTGGTCCGGTTGCTGCTTGGGATAAAGACAGCGGTGACATTTATAAGGTGGACACCGACCTGAAAATGGCTATGATTATGCTAGTTTTGAATGATGCTAAAAAGCCAATTTCCAGCCGAGATGGTATGAAATTATGTCGTGAGACGTCTACTACCTTTGATGAGTGGATAGAAAAATCAGCAGTGGATTATCAAAACATGTTGACTTATCTTAAAGCCAATGATTTTGAGAAGGTCGGTCAGTTAGCAGAGTCCAATGCTTTGGCTATGCATGCCACGACCAAAACCGCTAACCCTTCTTTTTCTTATCTCGCAGATGAATCCTATCAAGCAATGGAAGCTGTTAAACAACTCCGTCAGGAAGGCTTTTCTTGCTACTTTACCATGGATGCAGGACCAAATGTGAAGGTACTCTGTCTAGAAAAAGATCTTGAGACATTAGCAGCACGATTTGAAAAAGATTACCGAATCATCGTCTCAAAGACAAAGGACTTACCAGATGCTTAA